A window of the Dyadobacter pollutisoli genome harbors these coding sequences:
- a CDS encoding 3-keto-disaccharide hydrolase — MNLQNLLMLCAITMISGAASAQQTVPAKPKPGGMSFTEPDSMDFNDHAGYVSLFDGKSLKGWDGNPKFWRVEDGAIVGESTVQNPSGNSYIVNRDMQAKDFTLKFEIKVEGKGGSGIQYRSITGVPWLAKIADNVTANVGPVNLDWMMTGPQADFWPSSPVWTGQFYSENTPMRILAWRGQVVEGYGEKSKRLMGSVGDRKLLGEAIKMNDWNQYIVIARGGVFIHILNGTVMAVMIDDDPKSSNN, encoded by the coding sequence ATGAATCTTCAAAATCTTCTCATGCTGTGCGCCATTACTATGATTTCGGGCGCGGCCTCTGCGCAGCAAACCGTGCCCGCCAAACCCAAACCGGGCGGAATGTCTTTTACCGAACCCGATTCAATGGATTTCAATGACCATGCGGGATACGTGTCGCTATTTGACGGAAAAAGCTTAAAGGGCTGGGATGGAAATCCCAAGTTCTGGCGCGTCGAAGATGGCGCGATCGTCGGTGAGTCAACGGTGCAAAATCCAAGCGGCAACAGCTACATTGTAAACCGGGATATGCAGGCCAAAGATTTTACGCTCAAATTTGAGATCAAAGTTGAAGGCAAAGGCGGCAGCGGGATCCAGTACCGCAGCATTACGGGCGTGCCCTGGCTGGCCAAAATTGCTGATAATGTCACGGCTAACGTCGGGCCGGTGAATCTGGACTGGATGATGACCGGGCCGCAGGCGGATTTCTGGCCGAGCTCGCCGGTTTGGACGGGGCAATTTTACTCCGAAAACACGCCGATGCGAATTTTGGCCTGGCGCGGGCAAGTAGTGGAAGGTTACGGTGAAAAGAGCAAGCGCCTGATGGGAAGCGTTGGCGACCGTAAGCTGTTGGGGGAGGCCATCAAGATGAATGACTGGAACCAATACATCGTCATTGCCCGTGGCGGGGTATTTATTCACATTCTGAACGGCACTGTCATGGCTGTCATGATTGACGACGACCCGAAATCATCCAATAACTAG
- a CDS encoding LLM class flavin-dependent oxidoreductase: MKKIGFLSFGHWSNHPAYNARTASDTLLQSIDLAVAAEEIGLDGAYFRVHHFASQLASPFPLLSAIGAKTSKIEIGTGVIDMRYENPLYMVEDAGAADLISEGRLQLGISRGSPEQVIDGWRYFGYELADGETDAEMGRRKALEFLERLKGKGFAQPNPYPMFPNPPGLLRLEPYSEGLRERIWWGAASNATAIWAAENGMYLQSSTLKYDEGGKPFHVQQAEQIRLYKEAWKKAGHKRQPRVSVSRSIFALVNDQDRMYFGQESNRRDKIGMIEQGKNAIFGRSYAAEPDQLIKELAQDEAIQEADTLLLTIPNTLGVDYNVHVLSSILEHVAPGLGWR, from the coding sequence ATGAAGAAAATAGGATTTTTATCGTTCGGGCATTGGTCCAATCATCCGGCTTATAACGCGCGGACAGCGAGCGACACATTGCTTCAATCCATTGATCTGGCTGTGGCTGCCGAAGAAATCGGTTTGGACGGCGCTTATTTTCGTGTGCATCATTTTGCATCGCAGCTGGCATCGCCATTTCCTTTGCTTTCGGCTATTGGCGCCAAAACCAGCAAAATAGAGATTGGGACGGGCGTGATCGATATGCGTTATGAAAACCCCCTTTATATGGTGGAAGATGCCGGTGCTGCGGACCTGATTTCGGAAGGGCGATTGCAATTGGGCATCAGCAGAGGGTCGCCAGAGCAGGTGATCGATGGGTGGCGCTATTTTGGATATGAGTTGGCTGACGGCGAAACAGACGCGGAAATGGGACGCCGCAAAGCGCTGGAATTCCTTGAAAGGTTAAAAGGTAAGGGATTTGCGCAGCCCAATCCGTACCCGATGTTTCCAAACCCACCGGGCTTGCTTCGTTTGGAGCCCTACTCGGAAGGATTGCGGGAACGCATCTGGTGGGGAGCCGCTTCCAATGCTACGGCGATCTGGGCAGCGGAAAACGGGATGTACCTGCAAAGTTCCACCCTGAAATACGATGAAGGCGGCAAGCCTTTTCATGTGCAGCAGGCCGAACAGATCAGGCTGTACAAAGAGGCGTGGAAGAAAGCGGGCCATAAGCGCCAGCCCAGGGTTTCAGTGAGCAGGTCTATTTTCGCATTGGTCAACGATCAGGACCGCATGTACTTTGGCCAGGAATCCAACCGGCGCGACAAGATCGGCATGATCGAGCAGGGCAAAAATGCGATTTTTGGTAGAAGCTATGCCGCCGAACCAGATCAGCTCATCAAAGAACTGGCGCAGGATGAAGCCATCCAGGAAGCAGATACGCTGCTACTGACGATTCCAAATACGTTAGGGGTTGATTACAATGTGCATGTGTTGTCTTCGATCTTGGAGCATGTGGCTCCGGGGCTGGGGTGGCGGTGA
- a CDS encoding nucleotidyl transferase AbiEii/AbiGii toxin family protein, whose translation MGELASDFFFIGGATVSLYTDRVSSELRPTDDIDILIELTKYGEFAKMEEKLRSKGFTNDIDSRVICRYKIQGITVDVMPTSANILGFTNKWYEEGTKNGTSVKVDESIEIRIFAPVYFLASKFEAFKNRGRNDGRQSSDFEDIVYILNNRSLIWEEIKTADYSVKDYLINELDVLFKNKYLDEWIGCHLEYAEQRRIGFIVGSMKELAGLSNDK comes from the coding sequence TTGGGCGAACTAGCCAGCGATTTTTTCTTCATCGGAGGGGCGACTGTTTCTCTTTATACCGACAGAGTTTCATCCGAGCTCCGCCCTACCGACGATATCGACATCTTGATCGAGCTCACGAAGTATGGCGAGTTTGCGAAAATGGAGGAAAAGCTGAGAAGTAAAGGATTTACTAATGATATTGATTCAAGGGTCATTTGCCGCTATAAAATTCAGGGCATAACCGTCGATGTAATGCCGACGTCTGCAAATATTCTTGGCTTTACAAACAAATGGTATGAAGAAGGGACTAAGAATGGGACGAGCGTCAAGGTGGATGAAAGTATTGAAATACGAATTTTTGCGCCGGTTTACTTTCTAGCCTCCAAGTTTGAAGCCTTCAAAAATCGGGGAAGAAATGATGGTAGACAAAGTTCTGATTTTGAGGACATTGTTTACATTCTCAACAACCGTTCCCTCATTTGGGAAGAAATAAAAACAGCAGATTATTCTGTGAAAGATTATCTCATTAATGAGCTAGACGTACTTTTCAAAAATAAATATCTGGACGAATGGATCGGATGCCATTTGGAATACGCTGAACAAAGGCGGATCGGATTCATAGTCGGCTCAATGAAGGAACTCGCAGGACTATCAAACGATAAATGA
- a CDS encoding helix-turn-helix transcriptional regulator, translated as MKNLIKLERARNNITQADLADMVKVSRQTINSIETGRFIPSALLAFKIAHVLQSSVDEIFQLEESDWSE; from the coding sequence ATGAAGAACCTGATCAAATTGGAGCGCGCCCGCAATAACATTACCCAGGCGGATTTGGCAGATATGGTAAAAGTGTCCCGGCAAACCATCAACTCAATTGAAACCGGCAGATTTATTCCCTCCGCGCTGCTTGCCTTTAAAATTGCGCATGTACTCCAAAGCTCAGTTGACGAAATATTCCAGTTAGAAGAATCCGACTGGTCGGAATGA
- a CDS encoding glycoside hydrolase family 43 protein translates to MKKFVFLLLATLLRGTAARAFTGPDLSENQKDSTVFMPGEVWKDEHGNVINAHGGGLLHNSGTYYWYGEVRGETESKGVNVYSSKDLYHWKFEGLGLKTSSDPKSDIVSGCIIERPKVIFNQKTKKYVMWFHLEMKGQGYDAARAAVAISNKPTGPFTFVKSFRPNGHMSRDMGLFVDSDQAAYHIYSAKDNYDLRISRLTDDYLSPTSQDSLLFSKHREAPALFRKGDQYFLITSGCTGWAPNRASVHVSKSLFGPWEMIGDPMAGPKSELTFGGQSTFVLAVQGKKDAFIFMADVWKPKDLKDSRYIWLPIGFRDNKPVIEWKDQWGLSVFEE, encoded by the coding sequence ATGAAAAAATTTGTTTTTCTACTCCTAGCTACACTTTTACGGGGCACTGCCGCCCGGGCATTTACCGGACCGGACTTATCCGAAAACCAAAAGGATAGTACCGTTTTTATGCCGGGCGAAGTATGGAAGGATGAGCATGGCAATGTGATCAATGCGCATGGCGGCGGGTTGCTTCACAATAGCGGTACCTATTACTGGTATGGCGAGGTGCGCGGCGAAACGGAATCAAAAGGCGTTAATGTGTATTCTTCGAAAGACCTTTATCATTGGAAATTCGAAGGGCTGGGACTGAAAACAAGTTCGGACCCGAAAAGCGATATCGTAAGCGGCTGCATTATAGAGCGCCCGAAGGTGATATTTAACCAAAAGACTAAAAAATATGTAATGTGGTTTCACCTGGAAATGAAGGGGCAGGGATATGATGCCGCCAGGGCAGCTGTGGCCATCAGTAACAAGCCGACAGGCCCATTTACCTTTGTGAAAAGTTTCAGGCCCAATGGGCATATGTCCAGAGATATGGGACTTTTTGTGGACTCGGACCAGGCTGCATACCATATCTATTCAGCCAAGGACAACTATGACCTGAGAATTTCCCGGCTGACAGACGATTACCTCTCCCCTACTTCGCAAGACAGCCTGTTGTTCAGCAAGCACCGGGAGGCACCAGCCTTATTCAGGAAAGGAGATCAGTATTTTCTCATCACCAGCGGCTGCACGGGATGGGCTCCCAACCGCGCCAGCGTCCACGTTTCCAAGTCACTCTTCGGTCCGTGGGAAATGATTGGTGACCCAATGGCCGGCCCCAAATCCGAGCTTACATTTGGAGGGCAATCCACCTTCGTACTGGCGGTCCAAGGGAAAAAGGATGCTTTTATTTTTATGGCCGATGTATGGAAACCAAAAGATTTAAAAGACAGCCGCTACATCTGGCTGCCGATTGGATTTAGAGACAACAAACCAGTTATTGAATGGAAGGATCAGTGGGGTTTGTCAGTTTTTGAAGAATAG
- a CDS encoding hybrid sensor histidine kinase/response regulator transcription factor: protein MGNGDKISGVKQRLVGVLLLLVLFTADAPLSAQDKSPKFRFEHITVDDGLAHSDAMDVVQGSRGFIWIATNNGVDRFDGYDLKHYQLPLSDPTGVSSNRVQVLFVDLNGTLWVGTEHAGIYYYNHSNDQFQRPVFKMRHGLVGQERDRLSRGSVRSMAMDQRRRLWIATSNHGVFCLTPDANAVISSVNSVALGSPYGAASVLVTEARQIWIGTLQHGLWRVDSDAKAENGTYRASKNNTILETEIHVMRRGANGMIWIASDNFVYRLSPGPGKATYKVEKLPEFFYEMQCLYPDSFGRLWIGTNFGLHLIENPETYLQNPHSQRVHHYAPQDSDPSSINSGRIHQIMEDTFGNLWLAASAGGVNRIRLQSKGFHHLSREVSGKPTLTNNFVNAVTRDDARNRVWIGTRNGYSVYDEGSGSYHNFLSVSPSGNATGNDVSAFCLVGDYMWIGTRYKGLYMTEASHLERPVLLAELTGLSPWNYLSIESIVADGKGRVWVGTFGAGMSLFTNEGKYIRTYNRSNSPLPTDDISFLLVDPSQDVIWVSTRDQGVLKMQEKNGVLRLLRQFKHEPGNETSLKVNFAWPLLGDKEGNIWIGTIGGGLHKLYTSNGKEKIARFQHLVADNDIESMLADSQGNLWLAGAGLKRFSPKTGEVVHYDVSDGLQSNSFKVGSAFKSASGTMYFGGTNGLTWFKPEEIRPNPLPPLVRITGFRVLNKNPDETYGQAASSMVTRSFSEAEGVTINAGENDFSFEFVGLNYVNPQKQSYAVMMEGYSKSWIQLPDGQRSASFANLPAGDYVFRVKANNGEGVWSVTPASVHVKVLPPWWQTWWAYLAYLILFAALLFLYRKLTTSRLKLENKLALEKLKSDNEREMAEMKATFFTGVSHEFRTPLTLILGPMEEFVHTLSGSEAMREKVMMMHKQTRKLLNLVNQLLSFRKVESGTMQLSAARQDIVVLIKEIFSIFKIKADELDLRYQLDIPPGEVPVYFDPEKLEVIITNLLSNAFKYCKPGGDVTLTARIIGSPQSDAKWENNTMVDHYVEISVSDTGKGIREDERERIFDPYFQASNATSGITGSGIGLALVKEFVNRHSGHILVKSEIGVGSTFVVQLPFGKEHLQEHELADDISLPLLAETQTGAVAQVSRPKVPKKGAAKILIVEDNTDLRRYLSSLFQDLYEVFLSPDGSDGWAKATEILPDLIISDVNMPEMNGLDLSKKIKQNLKTTHIPVILLTARAAAVQELEGLETGADDYIVKPFNEDILKAKINTLLHNRGRLQEYYQRQILLQPTEILIPDEDKIFLETAMQIVEANLTDSDFNVQSLVTSMHMSQSVFYRRIKSITGQTVIEFIKDVRLKRAAQLLTNQHARVSEVAFMVGIEDPKNFRVSFQKRYGMSPSQYASAQREPREEASASDG from the coding sequence ATGGGCAACGGCGACAAAATATCAGGGGTGAAACAGCGACTTGTGGGGGTTCTTCTTTTGCTCGTCCTTTTTACCGCCGACGCGCCTCTTTCGGCGCAGGACAAATCTCCGAAATTCCGTTTCGAGCATATCACCGTAGACGACGGCCTGGCTCACAGTGATGCCATGGATGTCGTACAAGGAAGTCGCGGCTTCATCTGGATTGCGACTAATAATGGCGTAGATCGCTTTGATGGCTATGATCTCAAACATTATCAGCTACCGCTAAGCGATCCGACGGGTGTATCGTCCAACCGGGTGCAGGTATTATTTGTTGATCTGAACGGCACATTGTGGGTAGGAACCGAGCATGCCGGGATATACTATTACAACCATAGCAATGATCAGTTTCAAAGGCCTGTTTTCAAAATGCGTCACGGCCTGGTCGGTCAGGAACGTGACCGGCTAAGCCGTGGCAGCGTCAGATCGATGGCCATGGATCAGCGCCGCCGCCTCTGGATTGCGACATCGAACCATGGCGTTTTTTGTCTTACGCCAGATGCAAATGCCGTCATTTCCAGTGTGAACAGTGTGGCACTGGGCAGTCCATACGGAGCCGCCTCTGTGCTGGTGACCGAGGCACGGCAGATTTGGATCGGAACGCTTCAACATGGACTATGGAGGGTTGATTCTGATGCAAAAGCAGAAAATGGGACTTATCGAGCCTCTAAGAATAATACTATTTTAGAGACAGAAATTCATGTCATGCGGCGCGGTGCAAATGGAATGATCTGGATCGCCTCCGATAACTTCGTGTACCGGCTGTCACCCGGCCCGGGCAAGGCTACTTATAAAGTTGAAAAGCTTCCTGAGTTTTTTTATGAAATGCAATGCCTTTATCCGGACTCTTTTGGTCGGCTTTGGATCGGGACAAATTTTGGACTACACCTGATTGAAAATCCTGAAACCTACCTGCAAAACCCGCATTCGCAAAGGGTACATCATTATGCTCCTCAGGATTCTGATCCGTCCAGTATTAATTCGGGGCGCATTCATCAGATTATGGAGGATACCTTTGGAAACCTATGGCTTGCGGCGTCTGCGGGCGGGGTCAACAGGATTCGTCTTCAATCCAAAGGATTCCACCACCTGAGCCGTGAAGTCTCAGGGAAACCCACTCTTACCAACAACTTTGTGAATGCCGTGACGCGTGACGATGCCCGTAACCGGGTATGGATCGGCACGCGGAATGGTTACTCGGTGTATGATGAAGGATCGGGTAGTTATCACAATTTTCTGAGCGTGTCACCGAGCGGAAATGCCACCGGCAACGATGTATCTGCTTTTTGCCTGGTTGGCGATTATATGTGGATTGGTACCCGTTATAAAGGATTGTATATGACAGAGGCGAGTCATCTGGAACGTCCGGTATTGCTGGCTGAGCTTACGGGACTTTCGCCGTGGAATTATTTAAGCATTGAAAGCATAGTTGCTGACGGGAAGGGCCGTGTCTGGGTCGGTACTTTTGGGGCAGGAATGAGCCTTTTTACCAATGAGGGCAAGTATATCAGAACTTACAATCGATCTAACAGCCCTTTGCCAACAGATGATATAAGCTTTCTTTTAGTGGATCCCTCACAGGATGTAATTTGGGTGAGTACCCGTGACCAGGGGGTATTGAAAATGCAGGAAAAAAATGGAGTGTTGCGTTTGCTCAGACAGTTTAAGCATGAACCGGGTAATGAAACTAGTCTGAAGGTGAATTTTGCGTGGCCTTTGCTAGGGGACAAAGAAGGTAATATCTGGATCGGCACCATTGGGGGCGGGCTTCATAAATTATATACAAGTAATGGTAAAGAAAAGATTGCGCGATTTCAGCACCTGGTGGCCGACAATGATATCGAAAGCATGCTGGCCGACAGCCAGGGGAACCTCTGGCTGGCCGGTGCGGGACTGAAAAGATTTTCGCCCAAAACCGGTGAAGTGGTGCATTATGATGTAAGTGATGGCCTTCAGAGCAATTCATTCAAGGTTGGGTCGGCTTTCAAGTCGGCTTCGGGTACCATGTATTTTGGAGGTACTAATGGGCTCACCTGGTTCAAGCCTGAGGAAATACGCCCCAACCCGCTGCCCCCTCTGGTAAGGATCACAGGATTTCGTGTACTGAATAAAAATCCTGACGAGACGTACGGACAGGCCGCAAGCTCGATGGTGACCAGGTCTTTTTCGGAAGCCGAAGGCGTGACGATCAATGCCGGTGAAAACGACTTTTCATTTGAATTTGTGGGCCTTAACTACGTCAACCCTCAAAAGCAATCGTATGCGGTCATGATGGAAGGGTACAGCAAAAGCTGGATCCAACTTCCTGATGGGCAGCGTTCTGCCAGCTTTGCAAACTTGCCTGCGGGCGATTATGTATTTCGGGTAAAGGCTAATAACGGAGAAGGGGTGTGGTCGGTAACGCCCGCTTCGGTGCATGTGAAAGTGCTGCCGCCCTGGTGGCAGACCTGGTGGGCATACCTGGCGTATTTGATCCTATTCGCGGCATTACTTTTTTTATACAGAAAGCTGACAACCAGTCGGTTGAAACTAGAAAACAAATTGGCACTCGAAAAGCTCAAAAGCGATAACGAGCGAGAAATGGCAGAAATGAAGGCCACCTTTTTTACAGGCGTATCACACGAGTTCCGTACGCCGCTCACGCTGATCCTCGGGCCGATGGAGGAATTCGTTCATACACTATCAGGGTCGGAAGCTATGCGGGAGAAAGTAATGATGATGCACAAGCAAACGCGTAAACTTTTGAACCTGGTCAACCAGCTCCTCAGTTTTCGGAAAGTCGAATCAGGCACTATGCAACTGTCGGCAGCCCGGCAGGACATCGTTGTTTTGATCAAAGAGATTTTCTCGATTTTCAAGATCAAGGCCGACGAGCTGGACCTTCGTTACCAGCTTGATATCCCTCCCGGTGAGGTACCTGTTTATTTTGATCCTGAAAAACTGGAAGTGATCATTACCAACCTTTTATCTAATGCATTTAAATACTGTAAACCTGGTGGAGATGTCACTTTGACAGCCCGAATTATCGGATCTCCGCAAAGCGATGCGAAATGGGAGAACAATACCATGGTCGATCATTATGTCGAAATTTCCGTGTCCGATACCGGTAAAGGAATTCGGGAAGATGAGCGGGAAAGGATTTTTGACCCTTATTTTCAAGCATCAAATGCTACTTCGGGTATTACCGGCTCGGGTATAGGACTTGCATTGGTAAAAGAGTTTGTGAACCGGCACTCTGGTCATATCCTGGTCAAAAGTGAGATTGGCGTGGGGTCAACGTTTGTTGTTCAGCTGCCTTTTGGTAAAGAACATCTTCAGGAGCATGAGCTGGCCGATGACATTTCCTTACCACTACTGGCCGAAACACAAACCGGGGCGGTAGCGCAGGTTTCCAGACCAAAAGTTCCAAAAAAAGGAGCGGCAAAAATTCTGATCGTAGAAGACAATACCGACCTCAGGCGCTATCTGAGTAGTTTGTTTCAGGATCTGTATGAGGTATTTTTGTCCCCCGACGGATCTGACGGCTGGGCGAAAGCAACCGAGATTTTACCGGATCTGATCATCAGTGATGTGAATATGCCGGAGATGAACGGGCTCGATTTGAGTAAAAAGATTAAACAGAACTTGAAGACAACCCATATTCCGGTGATTTTGCTCACGGCCCGGGCCGCAGCCGTGCAGGAATTGGAAGGGCTGGAAACCGGGGCCGACGATTACATCGTAAAGCCATTCAATGAAGATATACTGAAAGCGAAGATTAACACGCTGCTCCATAACCGCGGCAGGCTTCAGGAATATTATCAGCGCCAGATTCTGTTACAACCCACCGAGATCCTCATTCCGGATGAGGACAAGATTTTCCTCGAAACGGCCATGCAAATTGTGGAAGCAAACCTTACCGACAGTGATTTTAACGTGCAGTCGCTTGTGACCAGCATGCACATGAGCCAGTCGGTATTCTACCGCCGGATCAAAAGCATTACCGGGCAAACGGTGATCGAATTCATTAAAGATGTTCGTCTCAAAAGGGCCGCACAACTCCTAACAAACCAACACGCGCGCGTTTCGGAAGTAGCGTTTATGGTCGGGATCGAAGATCCGAAGAACTTTCGGGTTTCTTTTCAAAAACGGTACGGGATGTCACCGTCCCAATATGCCAGCGCACAAAGAGAACCCAGGGAAGAAGCCAGCGCATCTGACGGCTGA